A genomic region of Notamacropus eugenii isolate mMacEug1 chromosome 3, mMacEug1.pri_v2, whole genome shotgun sequence contains the following coding sequences:
- the BHLHE40 gene encoding class E basic helix-loop-helix protein 40, whose translation MERITSAQPPPDCLGKVPGLEPSEMAGMDFAHMYQVYKPRRGLKRSEDNKETYKLPHRLIEKKRRDRINECIAQLKDLLPEHLKLTTLGHLEKAVVLELTLKHVKALTNLIEQQQQKIMSLQSGLQAGELSSRNLDAGQEMFCSGFQMCAREVLQYLAKHESSRDVKSSQLVSYLHRMVSEVLQGGVVHKPGDPTPKMMDFKEKPSSLTKGTEGHGKNCVPVIQRTFAHSSGEQSGSDTDTDSGYGGELEKSDSKTDQQYFKNDNERKYPLGERVSTIKQESEDPPAKKTRLDMSDRESHFSSDLIGSSFLGPHPHQPPFCLPFYLIPPSATAYLPMLEKCWYPTSVPVLYPGLPASATALTGFMNPEKIPPPLLMPQRLPSPLPSHSSIDSSALLQALKQIPPLNLETKD comes from the exons ATGGAAAGGATCACCAGCGCCCAGCCGCCCCCCGACTGCCTGGGCAAAGTGCCGGGGCTGGAGCCCAGCGAGATGGCAGG GATGGATTTTGCCCACATGTACCAAGTATACAAACCGAGAAGGGGCTTAAAGAGGAGCGAGGATAACAAG GAGACCTATAAATTGCCGCACCGACTGATCGAGAAGAAAAGACGTGATCGGATTAACGAGTGCATCGCCCAGCTAAAAGACCTCTTACCCGAACATCTCAAACTTACT acctTGGGGCACTTGGAGAAGGCAGTGGTTCTTGAACTTACCTTGAAGCATGTGAAAGCACTCACCAACCTGattgaacagcagcagcagaagatTATGTCTCTTCAGAGTGGCTTGCAAGCTG GTGAGCTATCCTCAAGAAACCTTGATGCTGGCCAGGAGATGTTCTGCTCTGGTTTCCAAATGTGTGCCAGGGAGGTGCTTCAGTACCTGGCAAAACATGAAAGTAGTCGGGATGTGAAATCTTCCCAATTGGTCAGTTACCTCCACcgaatggtctctgaggtccttcagGGTGGAGTTGTCCACAAGCCTGGTGATCCCACTCCCAAAATGATGGACTTCAAAGAGAAGCCCAGCTCCCTGACCAAAGGTACCGAAGGGCACGGGAAAAACTGTGTCCCAGTCATCCAAAGGACTTTTGCCCATTCTAGCGGTGAGCAGAGTGGAAGTGACACAGACACTGACAGTGGCTATGGAGGGGAGTTGGAGAAAAGTGACTCTAAAACCGACCagcagtattttaaaaatgataacgAACGTAAATATCCCCTGGGAGAAAGAGTAAGCACCATTAAGCAAGAATCTGAAGACCCACCTGCCAAAAAGACCAGACTAGATATGTCTGACAGGGAAAGCCATTTTAGTAGCGATCTGATCGGATCTTCCTTTCTGGGCCCTCACCCTCACCAACCTCCCTTCTGCCTACCTTTTTATTTGATCCCACCATCAGCAACAGCCTATCTGCCCATGTTGGAGAAGTGCTGGTATCCCACCTCTGTCCCAGTCTTGTACCCTGGGCTCCCTGCTTCAGCGACAGCTCTCACTGGCTTCATGAACCCAGAGAAGATCCCTCCTCCTTTGCTGATGCCCCAAAGACTCCCTTCTCCATTGCCATCCCATTCCTCCATCGACTCTTCGGCTCTGCTCCAGGCTCTGAAGCAGATTCCACCTTTAAACTTGGAAACCAAAGACTAA